The Ooceraea biroi isolate clonal line C1 chromosome 1, Obir_v5.4, whole genome shotgun sequence genome has a window encoding:
- the LOC105279346 gene encoding uncharacterized protein LOC105279346 isoform X1, translating to MARNSKRKLAIFAGTSKCLIYAEAKYCASEMPGEIKYYECLKTEYCCAFGCCVSPGLHFHHLWYYWILVIIMFLVCSGGGWWYRYWLQGRYRAAASAIPSRSSNSRSQNSLRNAPCQAQQARITYNSARNTVLLHRMWKGSCSFLRNPSRPQRSTAAPAYNGNATTSTHYQNMNVVLNDTSCPYYQLYGPPPSYETVIAQTRGKIGSPASPATAAEPSSTTRLNHLQPANVIPNPSVPQCFFYCSSPARLVNGGANQCHQADNASEGVPPFAHYSQYCAANGAAIGQNVCVPLEYPEESAGVPAAVPGGFAHQHYPASPQRPPGYPVDVSDVRNAEGHAMLNVNGATDSCVASWCPASDQSALKVHGRVTVPDGGCGMTAAGTHTSSPKSETNGSLEGDAKRSDVLFATVVVPEATRRSFSRERTGYGGSLRLPRRSTAGAIVHRGDGFHRISFRGSSSSQRRVCDSARTTVAESAARDASQLEERAVQADANSSQSNPSNNVILGSFICESTRSPACENAGEAHDDPRAMNRSTNFDPESKHKLDRSKSLD from the exons ATGGCTCGCAACAGCAAGAGGAAACTCGCGATTTTCGCGGGTACATCGAAGTGTCTCATTTAC GCAGAAGCAAAGTACTGTGCCTCTGAAATGCctggagaaataaaatattacga ATGTTTGAAAACAGAGTATTGTTGCGCGTTTGGTTGTTGCGTATCACCCGGACTTCACTTCCACCACTTGTGGTATTACTG GATCCTCGTTATAATCATGTTCCTGGTGTGTTCCGGTGGCGGCTGGTGGTACCGATACTGGCTGCAAGGCAGATATCGTGCGGCCGCCTCGGCCATCCCGAGCCGATCCTCCAACTCTCGGTCCCAGAATTCTCTCCGTAACGCGCCCTGCCAGGCGCAGCAAGCTCGCATCACGTACAACTCGGCGCGGAACACCGTCCTGCTGCATCGTATGTGGAAAGGCTCGTGTTCTTTTCTGAGGAATCCGTCTC GTCCCCAAAGGAGCACGGCGGCGCCTGCGTACAACGGCAACGCGACCACGTCTACGCACTATCAGAACATGAACGTCGTGCTGAACGACACCAGTTGCCCTTACTATCAATTATACGGGCCTCCGCCGAGCTACGAGACGGTGATAGCACAAACGCGCGGCAAAATCGGCAGTCCAGCGTcgccggcgacggcggcggagcCGTCGTCCACCACGCGGCTCAACCACCTGCAACCGGCGAACGTGATACCGAATCCGAGTGTACCGCAGTGCTTCTTCTACTGTAGCTCGCCGGCGCGGTTGGTGAACGGTGGCGCGAATCAGTGTCATCAGGCTGACAACGCGAGCGAGGGTGTCCCTCCCTTCGCGCATTACTCGCAGTACTGCGCGGCGAACGGCGCCGCGATCGGCCAGAACGTGTGCGTGCCCCTGGAGTACCCGGAGGAATCGGCAGGAGTGCCGGCTGCCGTACCCGGTGGTTTCGCTCATCAGCATTACCCGGCCAGCCCGCAACGTCCACCAGGATACCCGGTGGACGTGTCGGACGTCCGGAACGCGGAGGGGCACGCGATGCTGAACGTCAACGGCGCAACTGATAGCTGCGTCGCTTCGTGGTGCCCCGCGAGCGATCAATCCGCATTGAAGGTGCACGGCAGGGTCACCGTGCCAGACGGCGGATGCGGCATGACGGCCGCGGGCACGCACACTTCCTCGCCGAAATCGGAAACGAATGGCAGCCTCGAGGGCGACGCGAAGCGGAGCGATGTCCTGTTCGCCACGGTGGTGGTCCCTGAAGCGACGCGAAGAAGCTTCTCGCGAGAGCGTACGGGTTACGGCGGCTCGCTGCGACTGCCACGCCGAAGCACGGCCGGGGCGATCGTTCATCGAGGTGACGGCTTCCACAGAATCTCCTTCAGGGGCTCGTCGAGCTCCCAACGGCGCGTTTGCGATTCCGCGCGGACGACCGTCGCCGAGAGCGCGGCCCGCGACGCGAGTCAGCTGGAAGAACGCGCGGTGCAGGCCGACGCGAATTCTTCTCAATCAAATCCATCCAATAATGTGATATTAGGATCGTTTATTTGCGAGAGCACGCGATCGCCCGCGTGCGAGAACGCCGGGGAGGCGCACGATGATCCTCGTGCAATGAATCGGAGTACAAACTTTGATCCTGAAAGTAAACACAAATTAGACAGATCGAAGTCGCTAGACTGA
- the LOC105279346 gene encoding uncharacterized protein LOC105279346 isoform X3 has protein sequence MARNSKRKLAIFAGTSKCLIYAEAKYCASEMPGEIKYYECLKTEYCCAFGCCVSPGLHFHHLWYYWILVIIMFLVCSGGGWWYRYWLQGRYRAAASAIPSRSSNSRSQNSLRNAPCQAQQARITYNSARNTVLLHRPQRSTAAPAYNGNATTSTHYQNMNVVLNDTSCPYYQLYGPPPSYETVIAQTRGKIGSPASPATAAEPSSTTRLNHLQPANVIPNPSVPQCFFYCSSPARLVNGGANQCHQADNASEGVPPFAHYSQYCAANGAAIGQNVCVPLEYPEESAGVPAAVPGGFAHQHYPASPQRPPGYPVDVSDVRNAEGHAMLNVNGATDSCVASWCPASDQSALKVHGRVTVPDGGCGMTAAGTHTSSPKSETNGSLEGDAKRSDVLFATVVVPEATRRSFSRERTGYGGSLRLPRRSTAGAIVHRGDGFHRISFRGSSSSQRRVCDSARTTVAESAARDASQLEERAVQADANSSQSNPSNNVILGSFICESTRSPACENAGEAHDDPRAMNRSTNFDPESKHKLDRSKSLD, from the exons ATGGCTCGCAACAGCAAGAGGAAACTCGCGATTTTCGCGGGTACATCGAAGTGTCTCATTTAC GCAGAAGCAAAGTACTGTGCCTCTGAAATGCctggagaaataaaatattacga ATGTTTGAAAACAGAGTATTGTTGCGCGTTTGGTTGTTGCGTATCACCCGGACTTCACTTCCACCACTTGTGGTATTACTG GATCCTCGTTATAATCATGTTCCTGGTGTGTTCCGGTGGCGGCTGGTGGTACCGATACTGGCTGCAAGGCAGATATCGTGCGGCCGCCTCGGCCATCCCGAGCCGATCCTCCAACTCTCGGTCCCAGAATTCTCTCCGTAACGCGCCCTGCCAGGCGCAGCAAGCTCGCATCACGTACAACTCGGCGCGGAACACCGTCCTGCTGCATC GTCCCCAAAGGAGCACGGCGGCGCCTGCGTACAACGGCAACGCGACCACGTCTACGCACTATCAGAACATGAACGTCGTGCTGAACGACACCAGTTGCCCTTACTATCAATTATACGGGCCTCCGCCGAGCTACGAGACGGTGATAGCACAAACGCGCGGCAAAATCGGCAGTCCAGCGTcgccggcgacggcggcggagcCGTCGTCCACCACGCGGCTCAACCACCTGCAACCGGCGAACGTGATACCGAATCCGAGTGTACCGCAGTGCTTCTTCTACTGTAGCTCGCCGGCGCGGTTGGTGAACGGTGGCGCGAATCAGTGTCATCAGGCTGACAACGCGAGCGAGGGTGTCCCTCCCTTCGCGCATTACTCGCAGTACTGCGCGGCGAACGGCGCCGCGATCGGCCAGAACGTGTGCGTGCCCCTGGAGTACCCGGAGGAATCGGCAGGAGTGCCGGCTGCCGTACCCGGTGGTTTCGCTCATCAGCATTACCCGGCCAGCCCGCAACGTCCACCAGGATACCCGGTGGACGTGTCGGACGTCCGGAACGCGGAGGGGCACGCGATGCTGAACGTCAACGGCGCAACTGATAGCTGCGTCGCTTCGTGGTGCCCCGCGAGCGATCAATCCGCATTGAAGGTGCACGGCAGGGTCACCGTGCCAGACGGCGGATGCGGCATGACGGCCGCGGGCACGCACACTTCCTCGCCGAAATCGGAAACGAATGGCAGCCTCGAGGGCGACGCGAAGCGGAGCGATGTCCTGTTCGCCACGGTGGTGGTCCCTGAAGCGACGCGAAGAAGCTTCTCGCGAGAGCGTACGGGTTACGGCGGCTCGCTGCGACTGCCACGCCGAAGCACGGCCGGGGCGATCGTTCATCGAGGTGACGGCTTCCACAGAATCTCCTTCAGGGGCTCGTCGAGCTCCCAACGGCGCGTTTGCGATTCCGCGCGGACGACCGTCGCCGAGAGCGCGGCCCGCGACGCGAGTCAGCTGGAAGAACGCGCGGTGCAGGCCGACGCGAATTCTTCTCAATCAAATCCATCCAATAATGTGATATTAGGATCGTTTATTTGCGAGAGCACGCGATCGCCCGCGTGCGAGAACGCCGGGGAGGCGCACGATGATCCTCGTGCAATGAATCGGAGTACAAACTTTGATCCTGAAAGTAAACACAAATTAGACAGATCGAAGTCGCTAGACTGA
- the LOC105279346 gene encoding uncharacterized protein LOC105279346 isoform X2 has translation MARNSKRKLAIFAGTSKCLIYAEAKYCASEMPGEIKYYECLKTEYCCAFGCCVSPGLHFHHLWYYWILVIIMFLVCSGGGWWYRYWLQGRYRAAASAIPSRSSNSRSQNSLRNAPCQAQQARITYNSARNTVLLHRMWKGPQRSTAAPAYNGNATTSTHYQNMNVVLNDTSCPYYQLYGPPPSYETVIAQTRGKIGSPASPATAAEPSSTTRLNHLQPANVIPNPSVPQCFFYCSSPARLVNGGANQCHQADNASEGVPPFAHYSQYCAANGAAIGQNVCVPLEYPEESAGVPAAVPGGFAHQHYPASPQRPPGYPVDVSDVRNAEGHAMLNVNGATDSCVASWCPASDQSALKVHGRVTVPDGGCGMTAAGTHTSSPKSETNGSLEGDAKRSDVLFATVVVPEATRRSFSRERTGYGGSLRLPRRSTAGAIVHRGDGFHRISFRGSSSSQRRVCDSARTTVAESAARDASQLEERAVQADANSSQSNPSNNVILGSFICESTRSPACENAGEAHDDPRAMNRSTNFDPESKHKLDRSKSLD, from the exons ATGGCTCGCAACAGCAAGAGGAAACTCGCGATTTTCGCGGGTACATCGAAGTGTCTCATTTAC GCAGAAGCAAAGTACTGTGCCTCTGAAATGCctggagaaataaaatattacga ATGTTTGAAAACAGAGTATTGTTGCGCGTTTGGTTGTTGCGTATCACCCGGACTTCACTTCCACCACTTGTGGTATTACTG GATCCTCGTTATAATCATGTTCCTGGTGTGTTCCGGTGGCGGCTGGTGGTACCGATACTGGCTGCAAGGCAGATATCGTGCGGCCGCCTCGGCCATCCCGAGCCGATCCTCCAACTCTCGGTCCCAGAATTCTCTCCGTAACGCGCCCTGCCAGGCGCAGCAAGCTCGCATCACGTACAACTCGGCGCGGAACACCGTCCTGCTGCATCGTATGTGGAAAG GTCCCCAAAGGAGCACGGCGGCGCCTGCGTACAACGGCAACGCGACCACGTCTACGCACTATCAGAACATGAACGTCGTGCTGAACGACACCAGTTGCCCTTACTATCAATTATACGGGCCTCCGCCGAGCTACGAGACGGTGATAGCACAAACGCGCGGCAAAATCGGCAGTCCAGCGTcgccggcgacggcggcggagcCGTCGTCCACCACGCGGCTCAACCACCTGCAACCGGCGAACGTGATACCGAATCCGAGTGTACCGCAGTGCTTCTTCTACTGTAGCTCGCCGGCGCGGTTGGTGAACGGTGGCGCGAATCAGTGTCATCAGGCTGACAACGCGAGCGAGGGTGTCCCTCCCTTCGCGCATTACTCGCAGTACTGCGCGGCGAACGGCGCCGCGATCGGCCAGAACGTGTGCGTGCCCCTGGAGTACCCGGAGGAATCGGCAGGAGTGCCGGCTGCCGTACCCGGTGGTTTCGCTCATCAGCATTACCCGGCCAGCCCGCAACGTCCACCAGGATACCCGGTGGACGTGTCGGACGTCCGGAACGCGGAGGGGCACGCGATGCTGAACGTCAACGGCGCAACTGATAGCTGCGTCGCTTCGTGGTGCCCCGCGAGCGATCAATCCGCATTGAAGGTGCACGGCAGGGTCACCGTGCCAGACGGCGGATGCGGCATGACGGCCGCGGGCACGCACACTTCCTCGCCGAAATCGGAAACGAATGGCAGCCTCGAGGGCGACGCGAAGCGGAGCGATGTCCTGTTCGCCACGGTGGTGGTCCCTGAAGCGACGCGAAGAAGCTTCTCGCGAGAGCGTACGGGTTACGGCGGCTCGCTGCGACTGCCACGCCGAAGCACGGCCGGGGCGATCGTTCATCGAGGTGACGGCTTCCACAGAATCTCCTTCAGGGGCTCGTCGAGCTCCCAACGGCGCGTTTGCGATTCCGCGCGGACGACCGTCGCCGAGAGCGCGGCCCGCGACGCGAGTCAGCTGGAAGAACGCGCGGTGCAGGCCGACGCGAATTCTTCTCAATCAAATCCATCCAATAATGTGATATTAGGATCGTTTATTTGCGAGAGCACGCGATCGCCCGCGTGCGAGAACGCCGGGGAGGCGCACGATGATCCTCGTGCAATGAATCGGAGTACAAACTTTGATCCTGAAAGTAAACACAAATTAGACAGATCGAAGTCGCTAGACTGA
- the LOC105279347 gene encoding vacuolar protein sorting-associated protein 11 homolog, translated as MAFLEWRRFNFFDLKKEVDAGKIATAFGGAQVAAATSGNGNLVFGDNTGNIHLINRAYEVTTFRAYEITLTLAQQVQHSTFLFTIGEDEPGCNPTIKVWNLAKLDKQGNPTCVRISRAIPSYRAVPATALCVHSSLTLMAVGFGDGSIMLYRGDLTRERKNRIKVLKDANLSITGLAIRATGKQTHLFVATQNSVFLYNVTVKDKEFKSTLDNMGCARRCSVLADTMQDGHFMIGRNDAIYCYTPDGRGPCYAVEGQKIMLEWFRTYLVIVAKEAANVPRTTTISAKSNTIEPIPPGVDKHVITVLDIQNKFIVFSATMVSVQAVLSEWGGFFVLSGDNKLYHLDEKDLQSKLALLFKKNLYDVSIRIAKNQQYDAEGLIDIFRQYGDHLYSKGDHNGAIEQYIKTIGKLEPSYVIRKFLDSQHIDNLTTYLQALHKNGKATEDHTTLLLNCYTKLNHTDKLKEFIMTKDREVDFDVDIAIKVCRQASPEDALLLAQKHGKHEWYLRIQIEDKQEYKKALEYIATLEFEEAEANMKKYGNILIENVPNESTQFLKALCTNYKPSNKPLVDQEALNGYTEQRVDKANPEDFIHLFLNNSERLVEFLEHLVKSDTRWSTLVYNALVEHYLHVWSALDNDVAKIQYEQKIVRLLQNSEAHYDKDQILILCHQHNFRKGLLFLYEESKLYQEILRFHLREGDSEQVLATCKRFGHQDPNLWVQALWSVAKNKDAPTKLLADILAYIAQERLLSPLMVIDAISTSLTCTLGDVRSYLCSVLRTENEQTQADAELTEKYKADTRKLREQIEAIKNSTIIFQGSRCSACHHQLELPSVHFMCQHSYHQHCFQSFSENENECPACLPNNKKLLDIIRAQEQSRDLHETFHSLLDRAEEPFSLVADYFGRGVFKKLTVITDTDKSLPTPTRPEEPKLNYGPGAEARLRLNEGKSSISVGKAEARRAAHDVPTLVTDDRYRGFAKPDVYSSSLEANISSTGSGLSTPRGNSAKASPVPIREARIMNSTTPKSSPIERPFVPPKAPIVPSNPFETDDYDESKNPFVNDDDYDNSKNPFANDDDDDDDANNPFKDDDDNDNDGAGNDDDDYNRNLNPFGR; from the exons ATGGCGTTTCTGGAG TGGAGACGCTTTAATTTCTTTGATTTGAAGAAGGAAGTCGACGCCGGCAAGATCGCCACTGCGTTCGGA GGTGCGCAAGTCGCGGCAGCTACCAGCGGCAATGGCAACCTGGTGTTCGGAGACAACACTGGTAACATCCACCTGATCAATCGGGCGTACGAAGTCACGACTTTCCGGGCTTACGAGATCACGCTGACATTGGCGCAGCAAGTTCAACATTCCACTTTTCTATTCACGATCGGG GAAGATGAGCCTGGCTGTAACCCTACCATAAAGGTCTGGAACTTGGCGAAACTGGACAAGCAAGGCAATCCGACGTGCGTTCGCATAAGCAGAGCCATACCCAGTTACAGAGCAGTCCCAGCGACGGCTCTGTGCGTCCATTCTAGTCTCACGTTGATGGCCGTCGGGTTCGGCGACGGCTCTATCATGCTCTACAG AGGCGACCTGACCAGGGAGaggaaaaatagaataaaagtgCTGAAGGACGCCAATCTGTCTATTACCGGCCTCGCGATAAGAGCGACCGGCAAGCAGACGCATCTGTTCGTCGCTACGCAGAACAGTGTGTTCTTGTACAACGTTACTGTTAAGGATAAGGAGTTCAAGTCTACTCTGGACAACATGGGCTGCGCGCGAAGGTGTAGCGTGCTCGCAGACACCATGCAGGACGGCCACTTCATGATCGGTCGTAATGAC GCTATTTACTGTTACACGCCGGACGGCAGAGGCCCGTGCTACGCAGTGGAGGGTCAGAAGATAATGCTGGAATGGTTCAGGACGTACCTGGTGATAGTGGCGAAGGAAGCGGCAAACGTCCCGCGAACGACGACCATATCCGCCAAATCCAA CACGATAGAGCCGATACCACCTGGCGTGGACAAGCACGTCATCACGGTGCTTGATATCCAGAACAAGTTTATCGTCTTCTCTGCGACGATGGTGTCTGTTCAGGCAGTCCTGTCCGAGTGGGGTGGATTTTTCGTGCTCAGCGGGGACAACAAGCTGTACCACTTGGACGAGAAGGATCTGCAATCCAAGTTGGCGCTGCTGTTCAAGAAGAACCTGTACGACGTTTCCATACG AATAGCAAAGAACCAACAGTACGACGCGGAAGGTCTGATCGACATATTCCGTCAGTACGGTGATCACTTGTACTCCAAGGGGGACCATAACGGCGCGATAGAACAGTACATCAAGACTATTGGCAAGCTGGAACCGTCTTACGTGATAAGAAAGTTCTTGGATTCCCAGCACATCGATAACCTAACGACGTACTTGCAGGCGTTGCACAAAAACGGAAAAGCGACCGAAGATCACACTACCTTGTTACTGAACTGCTACACCAAACTCAATCATACCGATAAATTGAAAGAGTTCATCATG ACAAAAGATCGCGAAGTCGACTTCGACGTGGATATAGCGATAAAGGTTTGCCGGCAAGCGTCGCCAGAAGACGCTCTGTTACTCGCGCAGAAGCACGGCAAGCACGAGTGGTACCTTCGTATTCAAATCGAGGACAAGCAGGAGTATAAGAAGGCGCTCGAATATATAGCTACGTTAGAATTCGAAGAG GCGGAGGCTAACATGAAGAAGTACGGGAATATCCTGATAGAGAACGTGCCGAACGAATCTACGCAGTTTCTGAAAGCCTTGTGCACGAATTACAAACCTTCCAACAAGCCTCTCGTGGATCAG GAAGCTTTAAACGGTTACACGGAGCAACGTGTCGACAAAGCTAATCCAGAAGACTTCATTCATCTGTTCCTAAATAATTCTGAGCGACTGGTGGAGTTCTTGGAGCATCTGGTCAAATCAGACACCAG ATGGAGCACGCTTGTTTATAACGCACTGGTCGAGCACTACTTGCACGTTTGGTCAGCGTTGGACAATGACGTAGCTAAGATACAGTACGAGCAGAAAATCGTGCGACTCCTGCAGAATTCCGAGGCCCATTACGACAAGGACCAGATATTGATACTCTGCCATCAGCACAACTTCCGGAAAGGATTACTCTTCCTTTACGAGGAGAGCAAACT GTACCAAGAGATATTGAGGTTTCACTTGCGCGAGGGAGACAGCGAGCAGGTTCTCGCCACGTGTAAACGATTCGGTCATCAGGACCCGAATCTGTGGGTGCAGGCCTTGTGGAGCGTGGCTAAGAACAAGGATGCGCCGACGAAACTCCTCGCGGACATCCTGGCTTACATCG CTCAAGAAAGACTGTTGTCTCCCCTCATGGTTATTGATGCAATTTCCACATCGCTGACGTGCACTCTGGGGGACGTCAGGAGTTATCTGTGCAGCGTACTGCGGACCGAGAACGAGCAGACGCAAGCCGACGCGGAACTGACGGAGAAATACAAAGCGGATACTCGCAAATTACGGGAGCAAATAGAGGCGATAAAGAATAGCACGATCATCTTTCAGGGATCGCGATGCAGCGCGTGCCATCATCAATTGGAATTGCCATCGGTGCACTTCATGTGTCAACACTCGTATCACCAACA CTGTTTCCAAAGCTTCTCGGAAAATGAAAACGAGTGCCCGGCGTGCTTGCCGAACAACAAGAAATTGCTGGACATAATAAGGGCGCAGGAGCAATCGAGGGACCTGCACGAAACTTTCCACAGTCTGCTGGATCGAGCGGAGGAGCCATTCTCCCTGGTAGCTGATTACTTCGGTAGAGGCGTGTTCAAAAAGTTAACAGTGATAACGGACACGGATAAATCGTTACCCACGCCGACTAGGCCGGAAGAGCCTAAACTGAATTACGGTCCAGGCGCGGAAGCGAGACTCAGGTTGAACGAGGGAAAGAGCTCGATCTCGG TGGGAAAAGCAGAGGCGCGCCGAGCCGCACACGACGTTCCGACGCTAGTAACGGACGATCGTTATCGAGGTTTCGCGAAGCCGGACGTGTACTCGTCGTCGTTGGAAGCGAACATATCGAGTACCGGAAGTGGTTTATCGACACCGCGAGGTAACTCGGCGAAAGCCTCGCCGGTGCCGATCAGGGAGGCCCGCATAATGAACAGCACCACACCAAAGTCATCCCCGATCGAGAGACCGTTCGTGCCGCCGAAGGCTCCGATCGTGCCATCGAATCCCTTCGAGACGGACGACTACGATGAGTCGAAGAATCCCttcgtcaacgacgacgactacgacAATTCGAAAAATCCCTTCgccaatgacgacgacgacgacgacgacgcgaacAATCCGTTtaaagacgacgacgacaacgacaacgacggagCTGgcaatgacgatgacgattaCAATAGAAATCTGAATCCGTTCGGCAGGTAA